The following are encoded together in the Pectobacterium punjabense genome:
- the carA gene encoding glutamine-hydrolyzing carbamoyl-phosphate synthase small subunit, with amino-acid sequence MIKSALLVLEDGTQFHGRAIGAEGSAVGEVVFNTSMTGYQEILTDPSYSRQIVTLTYPHIGNVGANANDEESPSVQAQGLVIRDLPLIASNYRSEGSLSEYLKRNNIVAIADIDTRKLTRLLREKGAQNGCIIAGDAPDAAVALEKAKAFPGLKGMDLAKEVTTTESYSWLQGSWTLEGELPAAKNESELPYHVVAYDYGVKRNILRMLVDRGCRLTVVPAQTSASDVLKLNPDGIFLSNGPGDPEPCDYAIRAIKTFLETDIPVFGICLGHQLLALASGAKTIKMKLGHHGGNHPVKDLDNNCVMITAQNHGFAVDENNLPDTLRVTHKSLFDHTVQGIHRTDKPAFSFQGHPEASPGPHDAAPLFDHFIDLIQTYRSSAK; translated from the coding sequence TTGATTAAGTCAGCGCTATTGGTTCTGGAAGACGGAACCCAATTCCACGGTCGGGCCATTGGGGCAGAAGGATCGGCAGTGGGGGAAGTGGTCTTCAATACGTCGATGACCGGTTATCAAGAAATCCTTACTGATCCTTCCTATTCCCGCCAGATTGTCACTCTCACTTATCCCCATATCGGTAATGTCGGCGCTAATGCCAACGATGAAGAATCCCCCTCTGTACAGGCTCAAGGTCTGGTTATTCGCGATTTACCTCTGATTGCCAGCAACTACCGTAGTGAAGGAAGCCTGTCTGAATACCTCAAACGCAACAACATCGTTGCCATCGCCGACATCGACACCCGTAAACTGACCCGTCTGCTGCGTGAAAAAGGCGCACAGAATGGCTGCATCATCGCGGGCGATGCACCGGATGCTGCCGTCGCACTGGAGAAAGCGAAAGCCTTTCCAGGGCTGAAGGGGATGGATCTGGCAAAAGAAGTGACGACGACGGAAAGCTACAGCTGGTTACAGGGAAGCTGGACGCTGGAAGGCGAATTGCCTGCGGCGAAAAACGAGAGTGAGTTGCCTTACCACGTAGTGGCTTATGATTATGGCGTGAAACGCAACATTTTACGTATGCTAGTAGATCGCGGTTGTCGCCTGACGGTTGTTCCGGCGCAAACGTCTGCTTCAGACGTACTGAAGCTTAATCCAGACGGTATTTTCCTCTCTAACGGCCCGGGCGACCCGGAACCGTGTGACTATGCGATTCGCGCGATCAAAACCTTCCTGGAAACGGATATTCCGGTGTTCGGTATCTGCCTTGGTCACCAACTGCTGGCATTGGCGAGCGGTGCGAAGACCATCAAAATGAAGCTGGGTCACCACGGCGGCAACCATCCAGTAAAAGATCTGGATAACAACTGTGTGATGATCACCGCACAGAACCACGGCTTTGCGGTGGATGAAAATAACCTGCCGGACACGCTGCGCGTCACGCATAAATCCTTGTTTGACCACACGGTTCAGGGAATTCACCGTACTGACAAACCGGCGTTTAGCTTCCAGGGGCATCCAGAAGCCAGCCCTGGCCCGCACGATGCCGCGCCGCTGTTCGACCACTTTATTGACTTGATTCAGACTTACCGTTCTTCAGCTAAATAA